The Bacteroidales bacterium genome contains a region encoding:
- a CDS encoding sulfatase-like hydrolase/transferase: protein MKNPFFEKYAKTITAVYLLIFLLRVIETALITYNYGFDNKIVVSECFGLFRDIFGVTFFIVAYGFISFLLSKFKSNVLRVVNITLLVALTLISLLTIVYFAYRLTTLDIFLYQYSIREILFTVTTFPINIFQISIGLIVIVLVVLLFAWLINKVRFNRICLKFLYSFVLLSMPLFFLFNRLWRSNLDEYSLNKPIFFIGESIRYALKSEEAITVDTEKFREIYPEKDFISDDFPLAHRAKRENELGKYFNKFTTKPNIVILIVEGLSDDFIHEYKGSQLMPFLSQLKDSSLYWKRCFTLGERSFAVVPSVLGGLPYGNKGFTQQKKLPRHLSLISILSVNDYYTSFYYGLGAWFYSKSRFFRYNNIDLIFDKSRFSDSYSKIIVGEDKFFWGYNDRDLFMQSLEVIDTLKQSPRLDIYFTGTSHSPFVIDNEEYYDSIYKQLTKQPYEKFFQTYSTFLKTLLFVDDAIKEYFEEYKKRQDYENTIFIITGDHPMNEIPVKNPLKRYHVPLLIFSDKLKESQSFTNTVSHLDIPEAILSFLQDYLTHIPTISTSLGGQLIYNENEFPKNIAFMNDKRQVVEFLSGNYYLSGDKLYRVDSLLNIEEIDNISIKSNLEKKLSVFKNMSLYVTREDKIISKEDYNKELKINEK, encoded by the coding sequence ATGAAAAACCCATTTTTTGAAAAATATGCAAAGACAATAACTGCAGTATACTTACTAATCTTTCTGCTTAGAGTGATTGAAACTGCTCTAATAACATATAATTATGGGTTTGATAATAAGATTGTTGTCTCTGAATGTTTTGGCCTGTTTAGGGATATTTTTGGTGTAACTTTTTTTATAGTAGCATATGGTTTTATTAGTTTTTTGCTGTCAAAGTTTAAATCAAATGTCCTACGGGTAGTCAATATAACTCTGTTAGTTGCTTTAACCCTGATTTCTCTTTTAACCATTGTATACTTTGCATACAGACTTACCACTTTAGATATATTTTTGTACCAATACTCAATTCGTGAGATACTATTTACGGTAACAACCTTTCCAATAAATATTTTTCAAATTTCGATAGGCTTAATTGTAATAGTACTGGTCGTGCTTTTATTTGCATGGCTGATCAATAAAGTCCGTTTTAATAGGATTTGTCTGAAATTTTTATACTCTTTTGTGTTGTTATCAATGCCTCTGTTTTTTCTGTTTAACAGATTGTGGAGAAGTAACTTAGACGAGTACTCACTTAATAAGCCAATCTTCTTTATCGGAGAATCAATTAGATATGCGTTAAAATCTGAAGAAGCAATAACTGTTGATACTGAAAAATTTAGAGAAATATATCCTGAAAAAGATTTTATAAGTGATGATTTTCCGTTGGCTCACAGAGCAAAACGAGAAAATGAACTTGGTAAATATTTTAACAAGTTTACTACTAAGCCCAATATTGTAATACTAATAGTGGAAGGATTGAGCGATGACTTTATTCATGAATATAAAGGCTCACAATTAATGCCTTTCTTAAGTCAGCTAAAAGATAGCAGCCTTTATTGGAAACGTTGTTTTACGTTAGGAGAAAGGTCTTTTGCCGTTGTCCCCTCTGTTTTGGGAGGGTTACCATACGGAAATAAGGGATTTACGCAGCAAAAAAAGCTTCCACGTCATTTGTCGCTTATCTCAATATTAAGTGTGAATGACTATTATACATCTTTTTACTACGGATTAGGTGCATGGTTTTACTCAAAGAGCAGGTTTTTCAGATATAATAATATCGACTTAATTTTCGATAAAAGCAGGTTCTCAGATAGTTATTCTAAAATAATTGTTGGAGAAGATAAGTTCTTTTGGGGTTATAATGACAGGGATTTATTTATGCAATCGTTGGAGGTTATTGATACTTTAAAACAGTCGCCACGACTGGATATTTATTTTACGGGAACAAGCCACTCTCCATTTGTTATAGACAACGAAGAGTATTATGACAGTATATATAAACAGCTCACCAAACAACCATACGAGAAGTTTTTTCAAACATATTCAACGTTTTTAAAAACATTGTTGTTCGTTGACGATGCTATAAAAGAGTACTTTGAAGAGTACAAAAAACGGCAAGATTATGAAAACACTATTTTTATAATCACAGGCGACCATCCAATGAATGAGATTCCGGTAAAGAACCCGTTAAAAAGATATCATGTTCCACTGCTGATCTTTTCTGATAAATTAAAAGAGTCACAATCTTTTACCAATACAGTAAGTCATTTGGATATTCCGGAGGCAATACTATCGTTTCTGCAGGATTATTTAACACATATTCCAACAATTAGCACATCTCTAGGAGGGCAGTTAATATATAACGAAAATGAGTTTCCAAAAAACATCGCTTTCATGAATGATAAACGCCAGGTTGTGGAATTTTTATCGGGCAACTACTACTTATCAGGCGACAAGCTATACCGTGTTGATTCTTTGTTAAATATTGAAGAAATTGATAACATATCCATCAAGTCAAATCTTGAAAAGAAGCTGAGTGTTTTTAAGAATATGAGTCTTTATGTTACCCGAGAGGATAAGATTATATCGAAAGAGGATTATAACAAAGAACTTAAAATTAATGAAAAATGA
- the rfaE2 gene encoding D-glycero-beta-D-manno-heptose 1-phosphate adenylyltransferase yields MNNLDLIISKLHTVESIQRVLAYWRFKNRKVVFSNGCFDILHRGHVEYLAQAADFGDHLVIGLNTDASVRRLKGPERPLQDEVARSLVLASLNFVDAVILFDEDTPYNLIKAVQPDFLVKGNDYKPEDIVGYDIVKAKGGEVVTINLVEGYSTTSVIERMKK; encoded by the coding sequence ATGAACAATCTCGACTTAATAATCAGCAAACTACACACTGTTGAATCAATACAAAGAGTGCTTGCATACTGGCGGTTTAAAAACCGAAAAGTGGTTTTCAGTAATGGCTGTTTTGATATTTTACATCGTGGTCATGTTGAATATTTAGCTCAGGCGGCTGATTTTGGCGACCATTTAGTTATTGGATTAAACACTGATGCCTCGGTGCGCCGTCTTAAAGGACCTGAAAGACCTTTGCAGGACGAGGTTGCCCGCTCGTTGGTTTTGGCTTCACTCAATTTTGTCGATGCTGTAATTTTGTTTGATGAGGACACACCATACAATCTTATTAAGGCAGTGCAACCTGATTTTTTGGTTAAAGGCAACGACTACAAACCCGAAGATATTGTAGGCTACGATATTGTTAAAGCTAAAGGGGGCGAGGTTGTTACAATAAATCTTGTAGAGGGTTATTCGACAACATCGGTTATAGAGCGAATGAAAAAATAG